The Pseudodesulfovibrio cashew genomic sequence CTACGGCGCGCGTCGCTGGCTCGATCTCGGCTTCATGAACTTCCAGCCATCCGAGCTGGCCAAGATCGCGGTGCTCATCGTGGGCGCGCGCATCCTGTCGCGTGAGCGCGAACCCCTGGACTTCCTGCGGCTGGGCTATGTGCTGGGGGTAGGCATGATCCTGGCGGGGCTGATCATCAAGCAGCCCGACCTGGGCAGCGGTCTGTCCGTGATCATGATCCTGGGCGGCATGATTCTCTTCCGGGGAGTGACGCCGCGCGTGTTCAAGACCGCCCTGGTGGCCATTCCGGCCCTGCTGCCCCTGTCCTGGTTCTTCCTGCACGACTACCAGAAGCAACGCATTATGACCTTTCTGGACCCCACAACGGACCCGCTGGGCGCGGGCTACCACATTATCCAGTCTGAAATCGCCATCGGCTCGGGCGGATTCTGGGGCAAGGGCTTCATGGAAGGGACGCAGTCGCAGTTGCGGTTCCTCCCCGAGCGGCATACCGACTTCGCCGTGGCCGTCTTCGGCGAGGAGTGGGGCTTTGTCGGGACTATGTTACTTTTGTCACTATTCTGCTTCTTTCTCTACCAGATGGTCATCATCGCGCGGGACGCCAGAGGGCTCTTCGGCTCCTATCTGGCGGCGGGTGTGTTCTTCTATTTCTTCTGGCAAATCCTCATAAACACGGGTATGGTGCTCGGGCTTATGCCGGTGGTAGGCATCCCCCTGCCGTTCATCAGTTACGGGGGAAGCGCCACCCTGGTGAATTTCTCTCTTATCGGGCTTGTCCTGAACGTTTCCATGCGCCGATTCCTGTTCAAGCAGGGATAGCCGTTTCCTGATCGTACGGAGAACGGAGCGCAAGGGACATTGTTCACAAGCTCTGTTCAGCTAACGGATTTCAGGAGCGCATCGCATGGCCAGAGACGAAATCAACGCCTTTTTGGGTGCCGGGACCAACTATCAGGGAAAACTGCACTTTCAGGGAGCTGTTCGGATTGACGGCAACTTCCAGGGCGAGGTTGCCTCAGACGGCACACTCGTGGTTGGTCAGGAAGCCGTGGTCGAAGGTCAGGTGGTCGTCGGCCAGCTCGTCCTTTCCGGCAAGATCAAGGGAGAGGTGGACGCCAAGAGCAAGGTCGTACTGCACAAGACCGCCAATCTTCAGGGCAACATCAGGACGCCCGTCCTGGTGGTTGAAGAGGGCGCGGTGCTTGAAGGGCAGCTGACCATGGGCAGTTTGGACACGCCGCTCAACGGGGCTTCGGAGACGGATTCCAACTGATATCGGACAGGGAAAAGGCACTGTTTTTCGATCGGGTCAAATCTAAAAAGCCTTTGACAGAACCCTCGAAATTGCGTAATCGGCAGTGACTTTGCGCCAAAATTCACAACCTATCTGGGGGCACACGGTATGGTAATACCTGACAAAACAATTTTTATTCAAGCAGCGAACTTCATCGTCACGGTGTTCGTGCTGAACGTGCTGCTGATCAAGCCCATCCGCGAGATCATCAAGAAACGCAAGGGTTTGATGGCTGATCAGATGGAAAAGATCGAAGGCTTCAACAAGAACGCTACCGAGAAAATGGCCGACTATGAGGCCCAACTCGCCAGCGCTCGTGCCGAGGCCAACGAGGTCCGTTCCTCCGCCAAGGAAGAAGCGACTGCCGAAGAGCAGAAGCTGATGGCTGAAGCCGGCAAGGAAGCTTCCGGTACCATCCAGGCCGCTCGCGCCGAGATCGAAAAAGAGGTCCAGGCAGCCATGGGTCAGTTGACCAAGGATATCGACAAATTCGCCGAAGCCGCCACGGGCAAGATCCTGGGCCAGGCTTAGACGAGGGTAAGGAGGGTTTCGTTTTGAAACGGACAGTGTTTTTTGCGGTCCTGCTGACCGCCCTGGCGATTTCGGCTGTAGCTTACGCCAACGCCGCCGCCGAAGGGGGCCATGCCACCCATGCGCTCTTCACGGCCGAGAACGTGAAGAACTATGGCCTGCGCATCGTCAACTTCATCCTTTTTGCGGCCCTGCTGTACAAGCTGGGCGGCGCCAAGATCAAGGAGTTCTTCGTTGGTCGCCGTGACGGCATCAAGCAGGAGCTCGATGATCTGCAGGCCCGTCAGGCCGATGCCGAGAAGAAGCTCAAGGAAGTTGAGTCCGGCATCGCCAATATGGCCCAGGAGAAGCAGGAGATCCTCGCTCAGGCCAAGGCGCAGGGCGAGGCCATCAAGGACGCCATCATCGCCAAGGCTCACAAGGACGCCGAGGCTATGAAGGATCAGGCCAAGCGCACGGCCTCCAACGAGGCTCAGGCCGCCATCAATACCATTCGCGCCGAAATGGCCGATATGGTCGTTGCCGCCGCCGAGAAGATCGTTGCCGAGAAGCTGAGCGCAGAAGATCACGACAAGCTCGTGGATGACTATTTAACCAAGGTGGTGCTCAATTGACCGGTAACGTAGTTTCCCGCCGTTACGCTAAGGCCCTGTTCGCCATTGGTGCCGCCAAGGGTGAGGCAGACCAGAAAACGTACGGTGAGCAGCTGATTGCGCTGAGCGACTCCATGACGGCGTCCCCAGAGGCGATGGGTTTCTTCCGGAACCCCTCGTTCTCCGCCGAGGAGAAGAAAGCCGTGCTTATTCAGCTCGTCGATAAGATTTCGGTAGACCCGATGGTCAAGAACTTCTGCGAACTGCTGGCCGACAAGGGCCGCGTCGAGATGGTTCCCGCCGTCGCTTCTGACTATAAGGCAATGCTTGACGTCGTGTCCGGCGTCATCTCCGGTGAACTCATTACGGTGAGCGAACTCAACGAGGAAAGAAAATCTGCAATCCAGTCGAACCTTGAGAAGCAGGCCGGCAAAAAGCTGGAGCTGTCCTTCGCCACCGACAAGGATATCCTCGGTGGTATCGTTCTCAAGATCGGTGACAAGGTTATGGATGCCAGCCTCAAGGCTCAGCTGCAGATTTTGAAAGAAAATATTAAAAGGGGTGAGTAGGGCAATGCAGATCAAAGCAGAAGAAATCAGCAAAATCATTCAGGACCAGATTCAGAATTATGAGTCTCGTGTTGAAATGAGCGAGACCGGTACCGTCCTCTACGTTGGTGACGGTATTGCTCGCGTGCACGGTGTCGAAAACGTCATGGCCATGGAGCTTCTCGAGTTCCCCGGCGGCGTCAAGGGCATGGTGCTCAACCTGGAAGAAGACAACGTCGGTGTCGCCCTCCTGGGTTCGGACACCGGTGTTAAGGAAGGCGACCCGGTCAAGCGTACCGGCCAGATTTACTCCGTGCCCGTCGGCGACGCCGTCATGGGCCGCGTGGTCAACCCCCTGGGCGAGCCCCTGGATGGTCTGGGACCGATCGAAGCTTCCGAGGTCCGCCCGGTTGAGCTGAAGGCCCCCGGCATCATCGCTCGTAAGTCCGTTCACGAGCCCTGCTACACCGGCCTCAAGGCCGTTGACGCCATGACCCCGGTTGGCCGCGGTCAGCGCGAACTGGTCATTGGTGACCGCCAGACCGGTAAGACCGCTGTCTGTGTTGACGCCATCCTCGCCCAGAAGACCACCGACGTGCACTGCTTCTACGTGGCCATTGGCCAGAAGAAGGCTTCCGTCGCCCTGGTCGCCGACGTGCTCCGCCAGCACGGCGCCATGGAATACACCACCATCGTCTCCGCGACCGCTTCCGAGCCCGCTCCGCTGCAGTTCATCGCCGCCTACACCGGCGCGACCATGGCCGAGTTCTACCGCGACAACGGCAAGCACGCCCTGATCTGCTACGATGACCTTTCCAAGCAGGCTACTGCCTACCGCGAAATGTCCCTCCTGCTTCGCCGCCCCCCGGGACGTGAAGCATTCCCCGGTGACGTCTTCTACCTGCACTCCAGGCTCCTCGAGCGTTCCTGCAAGGTCAACGACTCCCTGGGCGCCGGTTCCCTGACCGCCCTGCCGGTCATTGAAACCCAGGCTGGTGACGTCTCCGCGTTCATTCCGACCAACGTTATCTCCATTACCGATGGTCAGATCTACCTGGAGCCCAACCTGTTCCTCTCCGGTGTCCGTCCGGCCATTAACGTCGGTCTCTCCGTCTCCCGAGTCGGTGGTTCCGCCCAGATCAAGGCCATGAAGCAGGTCGCCGGTACCCTCCGTCTCGACCTCGCCCAGTACCGCGAGCTCGCCGCGTTCGCTTCCTTCGGTTCCGACCTCGACAAGGCCACCCAGGCCAAGCTGAACCGAGGCGCCCGTATGGTCGAACTGCTCAAGCAGCCCCAGTACCGGCCGCTGACCGTTCAGGAGCAGGTTGCCGTGCTGTACGCCGGTACCCGCGGCTTCCTCGATGACATCGCTGTTGAGGCCGTCATCAAGTTCGAGGCCGAGTTCCTGGAGTTCATGAACAACGCCAAGTCCGCCGTCCTCGATTCCATCGCCGAGAAGCAGAAGATCGACGACGCTGTGGAAGCTGACCTGAAGGCCGCCATCGAAGAGTTCAAGAAAGGCTTCAGCGCCTAACCAAGGGGAAACTGAATGGCTTCGTTAAGAGACGTCCAAAATCAGATTGTTGGCGTCAAGAAAACCAAGCAGATCACCAAGGCCATGAACATGGTGGCCTCGGCAAAACTGCGCAACGCACAGGAGCGTATTGAACGCTTCCGTCCGTATGCGGACAAGTTTTACGAGATGCTTGGGGACTTGGCAGCCGGCGCTGACGAATCGGTACATCCGCTGCTGGAAGT encodes the following:
- the rodA gene encoding rod shape-determining protein RodA, which gives rise to MPIDRRLLFYINWPLLGAAIILFLLGVLNLYSASGYRLEEGMSVAPFFQKQLIWGLMGMAGMLVFMFFDYRHLKTLAWPLFWVTVLLLVAVFFMGKTIYGARRWLDLGFMNFQPSELAKIAVLIVGARILSREREPLDFLRLGYVLGVGMILAGLIIKQPDLGSGLSVIMILGGMILFRGVTPRVFKTALVAIPALLPLSWFFLHDYQKQRIMTFLDPTTDPLGAGYHIIQSEIAIGSGGFWGKGFMEGTQSQLRFLPERHTDFAVAVFGEEWGFVGTMLLLSLFCFFLYQMVIIARDARGLFGSYLAAGVFFYFFWQILINTGMVLGLMPVVGIPLPFISYGGSATLVNFSLIGLVLNVSMRRFLFKQG
- a CDS encoding bactofilin family protein; translated protein: MARDEINAFLGAGTNYQGKLHFQGAVRIDGNFQGEVASDGTLVVGQEAVVEGQVVVGQLVLSGKIKGEVDAKSKVVLHKTANLQGNIRTPVLVVEEGAVLEGQLTMGSLDTPLNGASETDSN
- a CDS encoding ATP synthase F0 subunit B produces the protein MVIPDKTIFIQAANFIVTVFVLNVLLIKPIREIIKKRKGLMADQMEKIEGFNKNATEKMADYEAQLASARAEANEVRSSAKEEATAEEQKLMAEAGKEASGTIQAARAEIEKEVQAAMGQLTKDIDKFAEAATGKILGQA
- the atpF gene encoding F0F1 ATP synthase subunit B encodes the protein MKRTVFFAVLLTALAISAVAYANAAAEGGHATHALFTAENVKNYGLRIVNFILFAALLYKLGGAKIKEFFVGRRDGIKQELDDLQARQADAEKKLKEVESGIANMAQEKQEILAQAKAQGEAIKDAIIAKAHKDAEAMKDQAKRTASNEAQAAINTIRAEMADMVVAAAEKIVAEKLSAEDHDKLVDDYLTKVVLN
- the atpH gene encoding ATP synthase F1 subunit delta, with the translated sequence MTGNVVSRRYAKALFAIGAAKGEADQKTYGEQLIALSDSMTASPEAMGFFRNPSFSAEEKKAVLIQLVDKISVDPMVKNFCELLADKGRVEMVPAVASDYKAMLDVVSGVISGELITVSELNEERKSAIQSNLEKQAGKKLELSFATDKDILGGIVLKIGDKVMDASLKAQLQILKENIKRGE
- the atpA gene encoding F0F1 ATP synthase subunit alpha, which encodes MQIKAEEISKIIQDQIQNYESRVEMSETGTVLYVGDGIARVHGVENVMAMELLEFPGGVKGMVLNLEEDNVGVALLGSDTGVKEGDPVKRTGQIYSVPVGDAVMGRVVNPLGEPLDGLGPIEASEVRPVELKAPGIIARKSVHEPCYTGLKAVDAMTPVGRGQRELVIGDRQTGKTAVCVDAILAQKTTDVHCFYVAIGQKKASVALVADVLRQHGAMEYTTIVSATASEPAPLQFIAAYTGATMAEFYRDNGKHALICYDDLSKQATAYREMSLLLRRPPGREAFPGDVFYLHSRLLERSCKVNDSLGAGSLTALPVIETQAGDVSAFIPTNVISITDGQIYLEPNLFLSGVRPAINVGLSVSRVGGSAQIKAMKQVAGTLRLDLAQYRELAAFASFGSDLDKATQAKLNRGARMVELLKQPQYRPLTVQEQVAVLYAGTRGFLDDIAVEAVIKFEAEFLEFMNNAKSAVLDSIAEKQKIDDAVEADLKAAIEEFKKGFSA